A genomic segment from bacterium encodes:
- a CDS encoding isoleucine--tRNA ligase encodes MAQLDLPSVERKILAFWKRERCFEKLVEKNRGKPRWSFLDGPITANNPMGVHHAWGRTYKDVFQRYQAMNNRELRYQNGFDCQGLWVEVEVEKELGFESKREIESYGVGKFVDKCKERVQKYAGIQTEQSIRLGYWMDWDNSYYTMSDENNYTIWEFLKKCHERGFVYHGLDSMPWCPRCGTGLSQHEIHGEDRPLAVHDSPTVRLPIIGREGEYLLIWTTTPWTLTSNVACAVHPDLTYAKVSQNGDIYYLIEERVEPVMAPNGSFEILERFTGERLLDFEYDGPFDDLPAQAGVGHRVIPWKEVSAEEGTGIVHIAPGCGKEDYELGREHDLPAIGPIDEAGIILEGFGRFTGQNAAELAEAVFEDLRAKGILYRVETYEHAYPICWRCKTQLLFRLVDEWYVSMDRLREEIKEVTRQTDWIPTVGRQLEIEWLDNMHDWMISKKRYWGLALPIYKCEDCDVFEVIGSKEELRERAVEGWDRFDGHSPHRPWVDEVKIACPSCGKPTPRIPDVGNPWLDAGIVPYSTMHYNTDREYWKDWFPADWISESFPGQFRNWFYAILAMSTVMENRPPFKLMFGYRLMKDEDGEEMHKSKGNSIEFNEAAENVGADAMRWLFCSHNPEYDLRFGYHKVRDSWREFLVLWNVYQFYLTYSRIDGFDPADNEVPVAERSELDRWILSLLSKLVGTARDSYSSSSVHLFMREIVAFIGSLSRWYLRRSRRRIWKSEDDADKAAAYRTLWECLTTATRLLAPVVPFISEEMYQELVRAQDADAPVSVHLNDFPRREEFAADEDLVAGMDLARATVELGHAARNNAGVKVRQPLAELRVVSPSRKLAAKLEPFTALILDELNLKRIEFTDSATIGDGLFTRTAHLDGKVAGPKYKRLVQPVRAALAAAAVSDGAEVERLQRAGEPIPLEVEGQTIEVDAEEVTVEKVAANGWAIAEDRGMLVALATDITEELRREGRVRDLVRKIQNLRKEVGLDVADRIHLRYQASDALAADIESFAGYVSTEILALELERAETLADSAHTVKLGEETLEVRIEKAET; translated from the coding sequence CTGGTCGTTCCTCGACGGGCCGATTACGGCCAACAACCCGATGGGAGTGCACCACGCCTGGGGCCGTACCTACAAGGACGTCTTTCAACGCTACCAGGCGATGAACAATCGCGAGCTGCGCTACCAGAACGGCTTCGACTGCCAGGGCCTGTGGGTGGAGGTGGAGGTCGAAAAGGAGCTCGGCTTCGAGTCCAAACGGGAGATCGAGTCCTACGGTGTCGGCAAATTCGTCGACAAATGCAAAGAGCGAGTGCAGAAGTACGCCGGCATCCAAACCGAGCAATCCATCCGTCTGGGTTACTGGATGGACTGGGACAACTCGTACTACACGATGTCGGACGAGAACAACTACACCATCTGGGAGTTTCTCAAGAAGTGCCACGAGCGCGGCTTCGTCTACCACGGCCTCGACTCGATGCCCTGGTGCCCGCGCTGCGGTACCGGTCTGTCGCAGCACGAGATCCACGGCGAGGACCGTCCGCTGGCGGTCCATGACTCGCCCACCGTGCGGCTGCCGATCATCGGTCGCGAAGGCGAGTACCTGCTGATCTGGACGACGACCCCGTGGACCCTGACCTCGAACGTGGCCTGCGCCGTTCACCCGGATCTCACCTACGCCAAGGTGAGCCAGAACGGCGACATCTACTACCTGATCGAAGAGCGGGTCGAGCCGGTGATGGCGCCCAACGGCTCCTTCGAGATCCTCGAGCGATTCACCGGTGAACGGCTTCTCGACTTCGAGTATGACGGACCGTTCGACGATCTCCCGGCTCAGGCCGGCGTCGGCCACCGGGTGATTCCCTGGAAGGAGGTCAGCGCCGAGGAGGGCACCGGCATCGTCCACATCGCACCCGGCTGCGGCAAGGAAGACTACGAGCTGGGACGCGAGCACGACCTGCCGGCGATCGGGCCGATCGACGAAGCCGGGATCATCCTCGAGGGCTTCGGGCGCTTCACCGGCCAGAATGCCGCCGAGCTCGCCGAGGCGGTCTTCGAGGACCTGCGGGCCAAAGGGATCCTCTACCGGGTCGAGACCTACGAGCATGCCTATCCGATCTGCTGGCGCTGCAAGACCCAGCTCCTGTTCCGGCTGGTGGACGAGTGGTACGTCTCGATGGACCGCTTGCGGGAAGAGATCAAGGAAGTCACCCGGCAGACCGACTGGATCCCGACGGTCGGCAGGCAACTCGAGATCGAGTGGCTGGACAACATGCACGACTGGATGATCTCGAAGAAGCGCTACTGGGGATTAGCGCTGCCGATCTACAAGTGCGAGGACTGCGACGTCTTCGAGGTCATCGGCAGCAAGGAAGAGCTCCGCGAGCGCGCGGTCGAGGGTTGGGACAGGTTCGACGGCCACAGCCCCCATCGCCCCTGGGTGGACGAGGTCAAGATCGCCTGTCCGTCCTGCGGCAAGCCGACGCCCAGAATCCCCGACGTCGGCAACCCTTGGCTCGACGCCGGCATCGTCCCCTACTCCACCATGCACTACAACACCGACCGCGAGTACTGGAAGGACTGGTTCCCGGCCGACTGGATCTCGGAGAGCTTCCCTGGGCAGTTCAGAAACTGGTTCTACGCCATTCTCGCCATGAGCACGGTCATGGAGAACCGGCCGCCCTTCAAGCTGATGTTCGGCTATCGGCTGATGAAGGACGAAGACGGCGAGGAGATGCACAAGTCGAAGGGCAACTCCATCGAGTTCAACGAGGCGGCCGAAAACGTCGGCGCCGACGCCATGCGCTGGCTCTTCTGCTCGCACAATCCCGAGTACGACCTGCGCTTCGGCTACCACAAGGTGCGCGACAGCTGGCGGGAGTTCCTGGTGCTGTGGAACGTCTACCAGTTCTATCTGACCTATTCGCGAATCGACGGCTTCGATCCGGCCGACAACGAGGTTCCCGTCGCCGAGCGCTCGGAGCTGGATCGTTGGATCCTCTCGCTGCTCTCGAAGCTGGTCGGCACCGCCCGTGACAGCTACTCGAGCTCGAGCGTTCACCTGTTCATGCGAGAGATCGTGGCCTTCATCGGCTCTCTGTCGCGCTGGTACCTGCGCCGCAGTCGCCGCCGCATCTGGAAGAGCGAGGACGATGCCGACAAGGCCGCCGCCTATCGCACGCTCTGGGAATGCCTGACGACCGCAACCCGCCTCCTGGCGCCGGTGGTGCCGTTCATCAGTGAAGAGATGTATCAAGAGCTGGTGCGCGCCCAGGACGCCGACGCGCCGGTGAGCGTCCACCTCAACGATTTCCCGCGTCGCGAGGAGTTCGCGGCCGACGAGGATCTGGTGGCGGGGATGGATCTCGCCCGGGCAACGGTCGAGCTGGGGCACGCGGCGCGCAACAACGCCGGGGTGAAGGTGCGCCAACCCCTGGCCGAGCTACGCGTCGTCTCGCCCAGCCGGAAGCTCGCCGCCAAGCTCGAGCCGTTCACCGCCCTGATTCTCGACGAGCTCAACCTCAAGCGAATCGAGTTCACCGACTCCGCGACTATCGGAGACGGGCTCTTCACCCGCACCGCCCATCTCGACGGCAAGGTCGCCGGGCCGAAGTACAAGCGGCTCGTCCAACCGGTCAGGGCCGCCCTGGCCGCCGCCGCTGTCTCCGATGGCGCCGAGGTCGAAAGGCTGCAGCGCGCCGGCGAGCCGATCCCGCTCGAGGTCGAAGGGCAGACGATCGAGGTCGACGCCGAGGAAGTAACGGTCGAGAAGGTCGCGGCCAACGGCTGGGCCATAGCCGAGGACCGCGGCATGCTCGTCGCCCTCGCCACCGACATCACCGAGGAGCTCCGGAGGGAGGGACGCGTGCGCGACCTGGTGCGCAAGATTCAGAACCTGCGCAAGGAGGTCGGCCTCGACGTCGCCGACCGCATCCATCTCCGCTACCAGGCCTCGGACGCGCTCGCCGCCGACATCGAGTCCTTCGCCGGCTACGTCAGCACCGAGATCCTCGCCCTCGAGCTCGAGCGCGCTGAGACCCTCGCGGACTCCGCCCATACCGTCAAGCTCGGCGAGGAGACGCTCGAGGTCAGGATCGAGAAGGCCGAAACTTAG